TCTGATCAGTGGGCCATGAACACCGGCATCGTTGCGCGCTCCAGCATATTTCTGGTCGCACCGCCGAGAATCGCCTCGCGGAAGCGCGAATGACCATACGCGCCCATGACAATCATCTCGGCCCCCTTGTCCGTCGCGTGACGCAGAAGAACATCGGAGACGCGGGGTTGAGTCTTTGAAATGACATCGACCTCAACCCGGACACCGTGTCGCGAGAGGAACTGTGAAAGCAGGCCGCCGGGGTCGGAGCGGTTCGGACCGTGAACGGGGGGATCGATCACCACCACATGTACGGCTTCCGCGGCTTTTAGGAAGGGTAGGGCGGCACGTGTGGCCACCAACGCTTCGGCGCTTTCGTTCCAGCCGATGCAGACGGTTTTCGGCATGGTCACCGGCTTGCCGTCGTCGGGGACCATAAGCACGGGTGCCTGACCTTCAAAAAGGGCGGCTTCGATGGTTGGTTCGAGTTCGGTTCCATGATTTGGACCGTAGGGCTTTGGCAAGATCACCAAATCTGAGAATCGGGCACGCATTGCGACGTGCCGGCCAAGGTCGGCAATTTGCGCCACACCCGAATCACAGGCCCAACGAAGATCGGTTTTTCCCAGTGTCTCCTTGCACTTGGCTTCGACCTCCTCTGCTTCCTTTCGCGCTCGTGCGAGCATTTCTTGCATCATCAGGGCGTCGGCGCCCGCGTAGAAATATCCGTTCTGGCTGCGGTCAACACCCAACGTCAGAACGTCCAGATGCGCGTCCTGGGATTCGGCAAGCGCCATGCCTTGTGCAAGCGGTGCGTCAGAGAAGTCTGTGTCTGTGAGCACGCAGAGCAAAGATTTGTAGGCCATCTTTTCTTTCCCGTGTTATGAAAAAGGTGCACGTCAAAGTTAGCTTTATGAATGTGGAGATTATTCCACACTCGGCTGACTTTTCAAAATAGGGACACAGCGTTGAGGTTGTCGCCTTGACCCAGATCAAGGAACGGACTTCGGCGGTCCCGCATTAACGCACTCAGTCTAAATCCGTCCGGGCGCACGAAAAAATGGCACCGGGCAAGACAAAGGGACGCAATATGGTAAATTACTTCAAGCTGATCGTGCTTGGCCTTATCACGCTTTTTGCGATGATGGCGGCCAACTTTGCACGTGATACGGCTTATATGGTGCATGCCTGGATAATCATGGCAGTATCATTCGGGCTGTTTATTTCGACATTGCGCGGGATCGGAACCAAGGCCTTTCACCCGCAAGACGAATATATGGATGACGTGATCCGTTACGGTGTGGTCGCGACCGCCTTTTGGGGGGTTGTTGGCTTCCTCGTTGGGGTTGTGATTGCCTTTCAACTCGCCTTTCCAGCGCTCAATTTTGAATGGGCGGAAGGCTATGCAAACTTCGGGCGACTGAGACCGCTGCACACATCTGCGGTGATTTTCGCATTTGGCGGCAACGCTTTGTTGGCAACGTCTTTTTACGTTGTGCAGCGCACAAGTGCCGCACGCCTCTGGGGTGGCAACCTCGCGTGGTTCGTTTTCTGGGGCTACCAGCTTTTCATCGTTCTGGCCGCAACCGGCTACCTGCTGGGCGGCACGCAGTCCAAGGAATACGCTGAACCGGAATGGTACGTCGACCTTTGGCTGACAATCGTCTGGGTGTGCTATCTGGCGGTGTTCCTCGGTACGATCATCAAACGTAAGGAACCGCATATCTATGTGGCGAACTGGTTCTTCCTTTCGTTCATCGTGACCGTTGCGATGCTGCACGTGGTCAACAACCTGACCATTCCGGTGTCGATCTGGGGCTCCAAGTCCGTGATCGTTTGGGCCGGTGTGCAGGACGCAATGGTACAGTGGTGGTATGGCCACAACGCGGTGGGCTTCTTCCTGACCGCGGGTTTCCTTGGAATGATGTACTACTTCATCCCGAAGCAGGCCGAGCGTCCGGTATTTTCCTACAAACTGTCGATCATCCACTTCTGGGCACTGATCTTCATCTACATCTGGGCTGGTCCGCACCACCTGCATTACACCGCGCTGCCTGACTGGGCTTCGACCCTTGGCATGGTGTTCTCGGTTGTGCTCTGGATGCCGTCCTGGGGTGGTATGATCAACGGTCTGATGACCTTGAGCGGTGCGTGGGACAAGCTGCGTACGGACCCTGTGATCCGCATGATGGTGATCTCGGTCGGCTTCTATGGCATGTCGACTTTCGAAGGCCCGATGATGTCCATTCGCGCAGTTAACTCGCTGTCGCACTACACTGACTGGACCATTGGTCACGTGCACTCCGGCGCGCTTGGCTGGAACGGCATGATCACCTTCGGTGCGCTCTACTTCCTGACCCCAGTGCTCTGGAAACGCGAACGGCTCTATTCGCTGTCGCTGGTCAGCTGGCACTTCTGGCTCGCCACAATCGGCATCGTGCTCTACGCGGCGTCCATGTGGGTGACCGGTATCATGGAAGGTCTGATGTGGCGTGAAGTGGATGCCAATGGCTTCCTTGTGAACTCGTTCGCCGACACCGTGGCTGCGAAGTTCCCGATGTATGTGGTGCGCGGTCTGGGCGGGGTCATGTTCCTCGCTGGGGCAGTGATCATGTGCTACAACCTGTGGATGACTGTGCGGAAAGCGCCGGCCAAAGAGGCCAGCCTGTCCGTCGCGGTCCCGGCTGAATAAGGAGGGCCGGAGCAATGGCAATTCTCGACAAACACAAAATCCTCGAGACCAACGCGACCCTCCTGCTGGTGTTCAGCTTTCTGGTCGTGACCATCGGTGGCATCGTGCAAATCGCGCCGCTTTTCTGGCTGGAAAACACCATTGAAGAGGTGGAGGGTATGCGTCCTTACACTCCCCTCGAAATGGCTGGCCGCGAGATCTATCTGCGTGAAGGTTGCTACGTCTGCCACAGTCAGATGATCCGTCCAATGCGTGACGAGGTTGAACGCTATGGTCACTACTCTCTGGCCGCAGAATCCAAATGGGACCACCCGTTCCAGTGGGGATCCAAGCGGACCGGGCCGGATATCGCCCGCGTCGGTGGTCGTTACTCGGACGAGTGGCACGTGGACCACATGCGTGATCCGCAGAGTGTTGTGCCTGAATCGGTGATGCCGAAGTACGGCTTCCTCGAGAAAAAGCAGATCGATGGCCGATACATGGGTGATTTGCTGAAGGCCAATGCGATCGTGGGTGTGCCTTACACCGAAGACATGATCGCAAATGCGCAGGCGGACTTTGCTGCGCAGGCTGATCCGGACAGCGACTACGACGGTTTGCTGGAGCGCTATGGCGAGAACGTCAACGTGCGCAACTTTGACGGCAATCCGGGTATCAGCGAGCTGGATGCGATGATCGCATATCTGCAAATGCTGGGTACGTTGGTCGACTTCTCGACCTTCACGCCTGATGCGTCTCGGTAAGGGGGGAGATTATGGAAACCTATTCTTTCCTCAGAGAGTTCGCTGACAGCTGGATGCTGCTGTTCCTGTTCGCTTTCTTCCTCGGGATCGTGGTCTGGGTGTTCCGCCCGGGCGCATCCAAGGAATATCGCGACACGGCAGAGATCCCGTTCCGGCATGAAGACAAACCCGCCACGGACAAGGAGGCGAGGACATGAGCAAACCACCGAAGAAGCTCGAAGGCGATCCGACCACCACTGGCCACAGTTGGGATGGGATTGAAGAGTTCAACAACCCGCTGCCGAAGTGGTGGGTCTGGGTCTTCTACATCACCATCATCTGGGGCATCGGATATACCATATTCTATCCGGCATGGCCTGGCATCAACGGCGCAACTCAGGGTGTGCTTGGCTGGTCGACGCGGGCCAACGTGCAGGCCGATATCGACAGCTTCAAAGAGCAGCTTGGCCCGATCAACGCAAAACTCGAAGCGGCTGAGCTGACCGAGATTGCCACCGATCCGGAGCTGGGGCCTTACGCGGTGTCAGCGGGTGCAGCGGTCTTCAAGACCTGGTGCGCGCAATGTCACGGGTCAGGTGCGGCCGGTGCCAAAGGGTATCCCAACCTGCTTGACGATGACTGGCTTTGGGGCGGTGACATCGAAAACATCTATCTGACGGTCAAACATGGTATCCGCAACGAAGTGGACGACGAAGCGCGTTACTCGCAGATGCCCGCATTTGGCGATGACTATCTGGAAGATGCGGACATCGATGCTGTTGCCAACTTTGTCATGTCGTTGTCGAGCGATCCGATGGACGCTTCCGTCGTCGAAGCGGGGGCAGAGGTGTTCGCCAACGAATGCGCGAGCTGCCATATGGAAAATGGCATGGGGGACCCTGAACAGGGGGCGCCGAACCTTGCCAATGGCATCTGGCTTTACGGTGGCACCTATGAAGACATCGTGGAAACCGTCACCTACAGTCGCTTTGGCGTGATGCCACCGCGCGGCGGTGCGCCGGAAACAGCGGTGAACGAAGCTTTGATCCGCGCGGTCTCGGCTTATGTCCACCAGCTTGGTGGCGGCGAATAAACCGCTTTGGCTACGACAAGCTTAGGGCCGCCCGATGGGGCGGCCCTTTTTCGTTTTGGCAAGGCGCAAAAAAGAGACAAAAAAGAGTGTCGTCTTGACCGAGATCAAGTTTCAGGGCGGGAATCCGCGTTAGTCTTTGGTTAAGGGAGCGGTGACTTGCAGTCCCAACTCCCTGAATGCCCAACTTTCGGGCTATCGGTATCGGTCCTTCCGTCCTGTTCGCGCGTTTCCTGGAAGGGCCGATACCCAATTTCCCAAAAAGAATATGCAGATCGTGCCATTCTGGTCGCAGATTATGCCAATCCGATTTGAGGTATGCCATGTTGGGCATACTCAGTTGGAATGGCCCATGCAAAAACAACCGCGTTATCCGATCCAGAAGATGTCCCGGCAGGTTTTCGAACTGTTGGGGCTCAATGTCGAGCGCATCATGCGTCGGTCCGGGCTGCCGGTTGATCTGGTGGATCATGATCCGCGGGGCATTACTGCGGAGCAATTTTACGCGGTTTGGGACGCGATTGACGAAGAAACAAGCGGTGGTGACACGCCGTTCCAGATGGCACGCGCCTTGGCCAAGGGGCCTTTTGCACCTGCCCTGTTTGCGTTCTCCTGCAGTCCCAACATTCTGGTCGGTCTGGAGCGACTGGCAGTTTTCAAGCCCTTGGTGGCCCCAATCCGGCTGCTTATTTCGCAGAACAGCTCCCATGTGAAACTTGAGTTCGCCACGTCCGATCCTGCTTTTGTGATGCCAGAATCGATGATTGCATTTGAGCTTGTGTATTTCATTGAGATTTGCCGCAATTTCACAGGCGTCGACATCGTGCCCGAAGGGATCGAGATGCCGAAGCTGCGCTTGGATCAAGCGGACTACGATCGATATTTCGGCCGTCGGGCGAACGAAGGCAAAGGGCCAAGCCTGACGTTGTCGCGAGAGGATGCACTCCGTCCTTTGATCTCGGAAAACGCACAACTTTGGGCCGGGTTTGAACGCGAACTCAACAAGCAACTCGCGGAGCAAAAGCGCAATACGCCTATGACACTGCGCGTACGCAATGCGCTGATGGAACTTTTGCCGTCGGGGCAAGCCTCGGTGGATGCAGTTTGCGGACGGTTGCTGACAAGTCGGCGCAGCTTGCAGCGGCATTTGAGCGCAGAAGGCGAAACCTTTCAGAAGGTTCTGGACGATACACGATCGGATTTGTCGATGCATTACCTGCGTCGCGGCGACATGAGCGTCGAGGAAATCTCTTATTTGCTGGCGTATCGCGACCCGAACAGTTTCTACCGCGCGTTCCACAGCTGGACGGGAATGACGCCAAGCCAAGCGCGCCTGATCGAAGCCTGAAGATTCAGAGGCTTACAAAAGCTGACTCGGAAATGTGTGATTTGACACAGGTCAAAGTTCTGGCGTGCTATGGTGGGCGAAATACTGCCTAAATTCCTTTTGCCATGAGTGAGTGATTCCGTGAGCACACCACCAGAGCCGTCGCTGTATGCCTCCCGCGAGCCGATTTTTCCCAAACGTGTGAAAGGCAACTTCCGGAACCTGAAGTGGTATCTCATGGCGGTGATGTTGGGCATCTACTACATCACACCGTTTTTGCGCTGGGACAGGGGCCCAAGCCTGCCTGATCAAGCGGTATTGATTGACCTTGCCAACCGGAGGTTTTTCTTCTTCATGATCGAAATCTGGCCGCACGAGTTCTACTTCGTTGCGGGACTTCTGATCATGGCGGGGTTGGGGTTGTTTCTGTTTACGTCGGCCGCAGGACGGGTTTGGTGTGGCTATGCCTGTCCGCAAACGGTTTGGACAGACCTTTTCATTCTGGTGGAGCGCTGGATTGAAGGGGATCGCAATGCCCGCCTGCGGCTGCACAGGCAAAAGAAACTCGATTTTCGCAAGGCGCGACTGCGCGTCACCAAATGGGTTGCTTGGTTGCTGATTGGCCTCGCGACGGGCGGGGCTTGGGTGTTTTATTTCGCAGATGCTCCGACGCTTGCCGTTGATCTTGTGACCGGGCAAGCGCATCCGGTGGCTTATACCACCATGGCCATTCTGACCTTTACCACGTTCTTCTTCGGCGGGTTTGCGCGGGAGCAGATTTGCATTTACGCCTGCCCATGGCCGCGCATTCAGGCGGCGATGATGGATGAAGATACGTTGACCATCGGGTATCGCGAATGGCGTGGCGAGCCCCGCAAGGCGCGAGGCGTGGACGAGGACACACAAGGCGACTGCATCAATTGTATGGCTTGTGTGAACGTGTGCCCCATGGGGATCGATATTCGCGACGGACAGCAGATGGAGTGTATCACCTGTGGTCTTTGTATCGATGCCTGTGACGAAATCATGGACAAGATCGGCAAGCCGCGTGGCCTGATCGATTACCTTGCTCTGACGGACGAGCCGCGCGAGCGCGAAGGCGGAAAACCGCGCCCGATCTGGCAGCATATTTTGCGGCCACGCACCATCCTTTATACTGTGTTGTGGTCGGCTGTCGGTGTCGCGCTTATCGTGGCGCTGTTCCTGCGGTCTGACATCGAAGCGACGGTGGCACCTGTGCGCAACCCGACCTTTGTGACACTGTCGGACGGATCGATCCGAAATACCTATGAAGTGCGCTTGCGCAACAAACATGGCGACGATCGTCCTTTCCGGATCACGGTCAAAGGCGATTTGACCCTGCGCATCGAACTTGAGGGTACGCCATATGAGACGGTGACGGTGCCGGCGGATACGATGTTGAACCAGCGGGTTTACGTCATCGCGCCAAGTGGTTCGGCACCGGCGGAAGGACACCTGACCGAATTCCGGTTCTGGGTGGAAGATATCAGCAACGGGGACCGGGTGCACAAGGACACGGTCTTTAACGGGAAGGGAAATTGATGAGCGAGAAGAAGTTTACAGGCAAGCATGCCCTGATGATCTTCGTCGGCGCTTTCGGGATCATCATCGCGGTCAATCTGGCACTTGCATATAATGCTGTGGCGACGTTTCCGGGCCTGGAAGTGAAGAACTCCTACGTCGCCAGTCAGCAATTCGACCAGAAGAAAGCCGCGCAGGAAAACCTTGGATGGACCGTGGATGCACGGGCCAAGGGCGGTCTTCTGATCCTGTCGATCACGGATGCGGAAGGCAAGCCGGTGCAAGTTGGCAAGCTCGATGCTGTATTAGGGCGGGCCACGCACGTCAAAGACGACACGCGCCCCGATTTCCAGTTTGACGGAACGGCCTATGTGGCACGTGAGGAGCTGGAACCCGGCAACTGGAACATCCGCATGAAAGCGACTGCGCTGGACGGCACGCCGTTCGAGCAGCGCGTGGTTCTGCGGGTTCAGAAAGGCTAGGCATGACGGCCGCGTTGCGCCCATCGGTTTCGGCCTGTCCGGCCTGTGATGCTGCTCCGGCAGCGGCCGCCTTGGCGGATGCCGCGCCGCTTCCGGATGCGCGGATCGCGCTGTCGGTGCCGGCCGTTCATTGTGCAGCCTGTATTTCGACGGTCGAGGGGGCATTGGCCCGTCACCCCGGAGTTAAGTCCGCGCGTGTGAACCTGACGCTGAAGCGGGCATCGGTCGAAGCAGACGCAGAGGTGAGTGCGGCAGAACTGGCCGAGGTTCTTGCGAAAGCAGGCTATGAGGCGCATGAACTGGATGCCGGAACACTTAGCGCCACGGAAAACGACAAGGCGGGCCGCGATCTTTTGATGCGCCTTGCGGTCGCGGGCTTTGCGTCGATGAACGTAATGCTGTTGTCGATTTCGGTCTGGTCCGGTGCCGAAGCGGCTACGCGTGACCTGTTTCACTGGATTTCGGCAGCGATCGCGCTGCCCACGATCATCTTCTCAGGCAAACCGTTTTATGTGCATGCCTGGAATGCGCTGAAGAACCGGCGGCTCAACATGGATGTGCCGATTGTGCTGGCGATCGTGCTGGCGGTGGTAACCTCGCTTTGGGAGACTTCCCTGTCCGGCGAACACGCCTACTTTGATGCGGCACTCGCGTTGGTCTTTTTCCTGTTGGCAGGGCGATATCTGGATCACCGGACACGTGCGGTGGCCAGATCGGCAGCAGAAGAATTGGCCGCGCTTGAAGTGCCGCGCGCGACACGGGTGTGTGAAGGTGTCGAAGACGTTGTACAGGTCAGCGAGTTGAACGTTGGCGACCTTGTTTTGGTGAAGCCAGGCGGGCGGATGCCTGTGGATGGCGAAATCGTAGACGGTCGCAGCGAACTGGACCGCAGCTTGCTGACGGGGGAAACCTTGCCGGTGTTTGCAGAGCCCGGGCTTGGCGTAAGCGCGGGGGAAGTGAACCTCACCGGTCCGTTGGTGATCCGTGCAAGCGCTGTCGGTGAGCAAACTAGCTTGCATCGTATGGCCGATCTGGTTGCAGTAGCTGAGTCCGGCCGGTCAAACTACACCTCTTTGGCGGACAAGGCGGCAAAGCTCTATGCGCCGGGGGTACACATTTTGTCGGCGCTCAGTTTCCTCGGCTGGTACCTCTATACCTTTGACATGCGCACGGCACTGAATATTGCGGCCGCAGTTCTTATCATCACCTGCCCCTGTGCTCTGGGACTGGCTGTGCCTGCTGTAACCACGGCGGCATCTGGCAGACTTTTCCGCAAGGGTATGTTGATCAAGCACTCCACCGCGTTGGAACGCATGGCGCAGGTAGATACGGTCGTTTTTGACAAGACGGGCACTCTGACGGCTGGGGCGCCGGAGCTGGTAAATGCGGAAACCTTTTCCGAGGAGGAATTCGGAGTGGCTCTGGCGCTGGCGATGGGTTCGTCGCATCCCCTTAGCCAGGCGATAACGCACGCAGGGCAGGCAGCGGGCATCCGGCCTGCGCGGTTGAACGAGATTGAGGAAGTGCCTGGCTACGGAACACAAGGGCAGCTTGAAGGACGGCGCGTGCGTCTGGGGCGTGCCAGTTGGGTCGGCGCCGACGCGCGCGAGCAGACTTCGGCGTACCTTTCGATCGGTGATGCGGCGCCCAAGGCTTTTCTCTTTGCTGACAGCTTGCGGGCAGGTGCCGAAGAGGCGGTGGCGGCGCTCAAGGACGCCGGTATGAATGTTGTCCTGATTTCCGGAGACACGACAGGGGCTGTCGAAACTTTGGCTGAGCGCCTTGGCATCGAGCGGTGGGTGGCGGAAGCATTGCCCGAGGATAAGGCAATGAGGGTTCAGGCGATGTCGGACAAAGGGCAACACGTCCTGATGGTCGGCGACGGTTTGAATGACACGGCCGCACTTGCCGCTGCGCATGTATCGATCTCTCCGGCTTCGGCGCTGGATGCGGCGCGCGTTGCGTCTGACATCGTTTTGCTGGGCGGCGATTTGTCCCCGATTCCGGATGCGCTGGTAACCTCCGCTTCTGCCATCAAGCGTATTCGTGAAAATTTCCAGATTGCGACTGTGTACAATGTCATCGCCGTTCCGCTGGCGGTGGCAGGTTTGGCGACGCCGCTGATTGCCGCATTGGCGATGTCCCTGTCGTCGATTACAGTTTCGCTGAATGCACTGCGCCTGAGGTAAACCGATGCAGATTCTAGCCTA
This genomic window from Shimia isoporae contains:
- a CDS encoding universal stress protein → MAYKSLLCVLTDTDFSDAPLAQGMALAESQDAHLDVLTLGVDRSQNGYFYAGADALMMQEMLARARKEAEEVEAKCKETLGKTDLRWACDSGVAQIADLGRHVAMRARFSDLVILPKPYGPNHGTELEPTIEAALFEGQAPVLMVPDDGKPVTMPKTVCIGWNESAEALVATRAALPFLKAAEAVHVVVIDPPVHGPNRSDPGGLLSQFLSRHGVRVEVDVISKTQPRVSDVLLRHATDKGAEMIVMGAYGHSRFREAILGGATRNMLERATMPVFMAH
- the ccoN gene encoding cytochrome-c oxidase, cbb3-type subunit I, which encodes MVNYFKLIVLGLITLFAMMAANFARDTAYMVHAWIIMAVSFGLFISTLRGIGTKAFHPQDEYMDDVIRYGVVATAFWGVVGFLVGVVIAFQLAFPALNFEWAEGYANFGRLRPLHTSAVIFAFGGNALLATSFYVVQRTSAARLWGGNLAWFVFWGYQLFIVLAATGYLLGGTQSKEYAEPEWYVDLWLTIVWVCYLAVFLGTIIKRKEPHIYVANWFFLSFIVTVAMLHVVNNLTIPVSIWGSKSVIVWAGVQDAMVQWWYGHNAVGFFLTAGFLGMMYYFIPKQAERPVFSYKLSIIHFWALIFIYIWAGPHHLHYTALPDWASTLGMVFSVVLWMPSWGGMINGLMTLSGAWDKLRTDPVIRMMVISVGFYGMSTFEGPMMSIRAVNSLSHYTDWTIGHVHSGALGWNGMITFGALYFLTPVLWKRERLYSLSLVSWHFWLATIGIVLYAASMWVTGIMEGLMWREVDANGFLVNSFADTVAAKFPMYVVRGLGGVMFLAGAVIMCYNLWMTVRKAPAKEASLSVAVPAE
- the ccoO gene encoding cytochrome-c oxidase, cbb3-type subunit II; protein product: MAILDKHKILETNATLLLVFSFLVVTIGGIVQIAPLFWLENTIEEVEGMRPYTPLEMAGREIYLREGCYVCHSQMIRPMRDEVERYGHYSLAAESKWDHPFQWGSKRTGPDIARVGGRYSDEWHVDHMRDPQSVVPESVMPKYGFLEKKQIDGRYMGDLLKANAIVGVPYTEDMIANAQADFAAQADPDSDYDGLLERYGENVNVRNFDGNPGISELDAMIAYLQMLGTLVDFSTFTPDASR
- a CDS encoding cbb3-type cytochrome c oxidase subunit 3, whose translation is METYSFLREFADSWMLLFLFAFFLGIVVWVFRPGASKEYRDTAEIPFRHEDKPATDKEART
- the ccoP gene encoding cytochrome-c oxidase, cbb3-type subunit III, encoding MSKPPKKLEGDPTTTGHSWDGIEEFNNPLPKWWVWVFYITIIWGIGYTIFYPAWPGINGATQGVLGWSTRANVQADIDSFKEQLGPINAKLEAAELTEIATDPELGPYAVSAGAAVFKTWCAQCHGSGAAGAKGYPNLLDDDWLWGGDIENIYLTVKHGIRNEVDDEARYSQMPAFGDDYLEDADIDAVANFVMSLSSDPMDASVVEAGAEVFANECASCHMENGMGDPEQGAPNLANGIWLYGGTYEDIVETVTYSRFGVMPPRGGAPETAVNEALIRAVSAYVHQLGGGE
- a CDS encoding AraC family transcriptional regulator; translated protein: MQKQPRYPIQKMSRQVFELLGLNVERIMRRSGLPVDLVDHDPRGITAEQFYAVWDAIDEETSGGDTPFQMARALAKGPFAPALFAFSCSPNILVGLERLAVFKPLVAPIRLLISQNSSHVKLEFATSDPAFVMPESMIAFELVYFIEICRNFTGVDIVPEGIEMPKLRLDQADYDRYFGRRANEGKGPSLTLSREDALRPLISENAQLWAGFERELNKQLAEQKRNTPMTLRVRNALMELLPSGQASVDAVCGRLLTSRRSLQRHLSAEGETFQKVLDDTRSDLSMHYLRRGDMSVEEISYLLAYRDPNSFYRAFHSWTGMTPSQARLIEA
- the ccoG gene encoding cytochrome c oxidase accessory protein CcoG, with product MSDSVSTPPEPSLYASREPIFPKRVKGNFRNLKWYLMAVMLGIYYITPFLRWDRGPSLPDQAVLIDLANRRFFFFMIEIWPHEFYFVAGLLIMAGLGLFLFTSAAGRVWCGYACPQTVWTDLFILVERWIEGDRNARLRLHRQKKLDFRKARLRVTKWVAWLLIGLATGGAWVFYFADAPTLAVDLVTGQAHPVAYTTMAILTFTTFFFGGFAREQICIYACPWPRIQAAMMDEDTLTIGYREWRGEPRKARGVDEDTQGDCINCMACVNVCPMGIDIRDGQQMECITCGLCIDACDEIMDKIGKPRGLIDYLALTDEPREREGGKPRPIWQHILRPRTILYTVLWSAVGVALIVALFLRSDIEATVAPVRNPTFVTLSDGSIRNTYEVRLRNKHGDDRPFRITVKGDLTLRIELEGTPYETVTVPADTMLNQRVYVIAPSGSAPAEGHLTEFRFWVEDISNGDRVHKDTVFNGKGN
- a CDS encoding FixH family protein, giving the protein MSEKKFTGKHALMIFVGAFGIIIAVNLALAYNAVATFPGLEVKNSYVASQQFDQKKAAQENLGWTVDARAKGGLLILSITDAEGKPVQVGKLDAVLGRATHVKDDTRPDFQFDGTAYVAREELEPGNWNIRMKATALDGTPFEQRVVLRVQKG
- a CDS encoding heavy metal translocating P-type ATPase, producing MTAALRPSVSACPACDAAPAAAALADAAPLPDARIALSVPAVHCAACISTVEGALARHPGVKSARVNLTLKRASVEADAEVSAAELAEVLAKAGYEAHELDAGTLSATENDKAGRDLLMRLAVAGFASMNVMLLSISVWSGAEAATRDLFHWISAAIALPTIIFSGKPFYVHAWNALKNRRLNMDVPIVLAIVLAVVTSLWETSLSGEHAYFDAALALVFFLLAGRYLDHRTRAVARSAAEELAALEVPRATRVCEGVEDVVQVSELNVGDLVLVKPGGRMPVDGEIVDGRSELDRSLLTGETLPVFAEPGLGVSAGEVNLTGPLVIRASAVGEQTSLHRMADLVAVAESGRSNYTSLADKAAKLYAPGVHILSALSFLGWYLYTFDMRTALNIAAAVLIITCPCALGLAVPAVTTAASGRLFRKGMLIKHSTALERMAQVDTVVFDKTGTLTAGAPELVNAETFSEEEFGVALALAMGSSHPLSQAITHAGQAAGIRPARLNEIEEVPGYGTQGQLEGRRVRLGRASWVGADAREQTSAYLSIGDAAPKAFLFADSLRAGAEEAVAALKDAGMNVVLISGDTTGAVETLAERLGIERWVAEALPEDKAMRVQAMSDKGQHVLMVGDGLNDTAALAAAHVSISPASALDAARVASDIVLLGGDLSPIPDALVTSASAIKRIRENFQIATVYNVIAVPLAVAGLATPLIAALAMSLSSITVSLNALRLR